From a single Arachis hypogaea cultivar Tifrunner chromosome 3, arahy.Tifrunner.gnm2.J5K5, whole genome shotgun sequence genomic region:
- the LOC112790667 gene encoding transcription factor GTE4 encodes MASGPIDGVDEGAKEKQRFSERKVYTRRVFKSTKKDLNALNTATATAKNDHTSTAKNENTATSKHDETATATSATADAADTTAATTGTPSAISPTATDTNNIPDRSYDRTVKNIDRDGPMDKSHDVVLAESPAPAAQPVQRLTAVLEDVDLVQPQVKSTLEDGSSSQQQESSILEDKDSAQPQESSRLEDGDSAQPQPQESSRLEDGDSARPKEGSRLEDGNSARLQESSRAEESSRLEDGDSAMQEGNSVQPPVVQLSNDSYNHPQEEASGPDIRHHNDGPLSGGVAPSTQNLPSGSESLAPVLQDRIKINLSSRSKQEMRELRWKLENELDVVRNLVERIERKQGQVDGYGQLSVLPSDGVDNGSGAKRSLSEVVSAGVPRESIRPYQHLCLPVLENNQGVGENIEKEKRTPKANQFYRNSEFLLAKDKFPPAESNKKSKLNLKKHGGREIGHGLGMGSKFLKSCSSLLGKLMKHKHGWVFNSPVDVEGLGLHDYFSIITHPMDLGTVKSRLSKNWYKSPKEFAEDVRLTLRNAMTYNPKGQDVHVMAEQLSKIFEDRWAIIESDYNREMRYAIDYGTAPIAPSPLSRKVPTFPPPPLDMRRILDRSESMAHTPRLINITPSSRTPAPKKPKAKDPNKRDMTFEEKQKLSTNLQSLPSEKLDAIVQIIKKRNSALHQHDDEIEVDIDSVDAETLWELDRFVTNYKKSLSKNKRKAELAQARAEAQRNALQKSQVPVMLDVPRATQAEERNVHPSLPVQGGNQADNASRSSSSSSSSSDSGSSSSDSDSDSSSASGSDAGSQGT; translated from the exons ATGGCTTCGGGACCTATAGATGGAGTAGATGAAGGAGCCAAAGAAAAGCAGAGATTCTCGGAGAGGAAGGTGTATACAAGAAGAGTCTTCAAAAGCACCAAGAAAGACCTCAACGCCCTGAacaccgccaccgccaccgctAAAAACGACCATACTTCTACTGCCAAAAATGAGAACACCGCCACTTCCAAACACGACGAAACTGCTACTGCTACAAGTGCCACCGCCGATGCTGCGGACACTACTGCAGCCACCACAGGCACTCCCAGCGCCATCTCTCCCACTGCCACCGATACTAACAATATACCTGACAGAAGCTATGACCGTACTGTCAAGAATATTGACAGGGATGGGCCAATGGATAAGAGCCATGATGTGGTATTGGCCGAGTCACCTGCACCAGCAGCACAGCCAGTACAGCGGCTAACAGCTGTTCTGGAGGATGTGGATTTGGTGCAGCCTCAAGTGAAATCAACGCTAGAGGATGGGAGCTCTTCTCAGCAGCAAGAGAGTTCAATATTAGAGGATAAGGATTCAGCTCAGCCCCAAGAGAGTTCAAGGTTAGAAGATGGGGATTCTGCTCAGCCACAACCACAAGAGAGTTCAAGATTGGAGGATGGGGATTCTGCTCGGCCAAAAGAGGGTTCAAGATTGGAGGATGGGAATTCTGCTCGGCTGCAAGAGAGTTCAAGAGCGGAGGAGAGTTCAAGGTTGGAGGATGGGGATTCAGCCATGCAGGAAGGGAATTCTGTTCAGCCTCCCGTAGTACAACTTTCTAATGACTCCTACAACCATCCACAGGAAGAAGCTTCTGGCCCTGATATCCGACACCATAATGATGGACCTCTGAGTGGCGGTGTAGCTCCTAGCACCCAGAACTTGCCTTCAGGCAGTGAGTCTCTGGCACCAGTGCTGCAGGACAGAATTAAGATCAATTTGTCCTCAAGATCGAAGCAGGAGATGCGAGAGCTTCGATGGAAGCTTGAAAATGAGCTTGATGTAGTAAGGAATCTTGTTGAAAGGATTGAACGGAAACAGGGGCAGGTTGATGGGTATGGTCAGTTGAGCGTTTTACCTAGTGATGGGGTTGATAATGGAAGTGGAGCAAAGCGTTCTCTATCAGAGGTGGTTTCTGCTGGTGTTCCACGAGAGTCTATAAGGCCTTATCAGCATTTGTGTTTACCAGTGTTAGAGAATAACCAAGGGGTTGGTGAAAACATTGAAAAGGAGAAGAGAACGCCTAAAGCAAACCAGTTTTATCGTAATTCAGAGTTCTTGCTTGCAAAAGATAAATTCCCACCTGCAGAGAGCAACAAGAAGTCAAAATTGAATTTGAAGAAACATGGTGGGAGAGAAATTGGACATGGTCTTGGTATGGGATCCAAGTTTCTTAAGAGCTGTAGTTCATTGCTTGGAAAATTGATGAAACACAAACACGGTTGGGTATTTAATTCTCCAGTCGATGTTGAAGGACTTGGTTTGCATGATTATTTTAGTATTATCACCCATCCAATGGACTTGGGTACTGTGAAGTCAAGGCTGAGCAAGAATTGGTACAAATCTCCAAAGGAGTTTGCAGAGGATGTGAGACTCACTCTTCGGAATGCTATGACATATAATCCAAAGGGACAAGATGTTCATGTAATGGCAGAGCAGCTTTCAAAGATATTTGAGGATCGATGGGCTATAATAGAGTCGGATTACAATCGTGAGATGAGATATGCCATAGATTATGGGACAGCTCCCATTGCCCCATCACCTCTCTCTAGAAAGGTTCCTacttttcctcctcctcctcttgatATGAGAAGGATTTTGGATAGGTCAGAATCAATGGCTCACACTCCGAGACTCATAAACATTACCCCATCAAGTAGAACACCAGCTCCAAAAAAGCCAAAGGCAAAAGATCCTAATAAAAGAGACATGACATTTGAGGAAAAGCAAAAGCTAAGCACAAACCTTCAAAGTTTACCTTCAGAGAAGCTTGATGCTATTGTACAGATCATTAAGAAGAGAAATTCTGCACTTCATCAACATGATGATGAGATTGAAGTTGATATTGATAGTGTGGATGCTGAGACACTCTGGGAGCTTGATAGATTTGTGACAAACTATAAGAAAAGTTTAAGTAAAAACAAGAGGAAGGCGGAGCTTGCACAAGCTAGAGCAGAAGCTCAGCGGAATGCCCTGCAGAAG AGCCAGGTACCAGTTATGTTGGACGTCCCTAGAGCAACACAAGCAG AAGAACGAAATGTTCATCCATCCTTGCCTGTGCAAGGGGGAAATCAAGCTGATAATGCAAGTAGGTCAAGTAGTTCAAGCAGCTCAAGCAGTGATTCTGGATCTTCTTCAAGTG ATTCAGATAGTGACAGTTCCTCAGCATCTGGATCTGATGCAGGGTCACAAGGAACCTGA